A single Chryseobacterium sp. DNA region contains:
- a CDS encoding ferritin, translated as MVSEKIAKLINEQIAHEQYAAQYYLSMSAWFSGKDLDGIANYFRVQSKEELMHADKMFDYLNDVGGEIIIGEIAKPPHEFENATDIFEKALEHEKKVTKSIFNIVKNANEEGDFATTSFLQWFINEQVEEEASASQYVTKIKMVCDNPSALYLFDQELAQRVFTPDTTA; from the coding sequence ATGGTTAGCGAAAAAATTGCAAAATTAATTAACGAACAAATTGCCCACGAACAATACGCTGCTCAATATTATCTTTCAATGTCTGCATGGTTTTCAGGAAAAGATTTAGATGGTATTGCCAATTACTTCAGAGTTCAGAGCAAAGAAGAATTGATGCATGCAGATAAAATGTTTGATTATTTGAATGATGTAGGTGGGGAAATTATCATCGGGGAAATTGCAAAACCTCCGCATGAGTTCGAAAATGCAACGGATATTTTCGAGAAGGCATTGGAACATGAAAAGAAAGTAACTAAAAGTATTTTCAATATTGTAAAAAATGCTAATGAGGAAGGTGACTTTGCAACGACATCTTTCTTACAGTGGTTTATCAACGAACAGGTAGAAGAGGAAGCCAGTGCTTCGCAGTATGTGACAAAGATCAAAATGGTTTGTGATAACCCGTCTGCATTATATCTTTTTGACCAGGAACTGGCACAGAGAGTGTTTACTCCTGATACCACAGCTTAA
- a CDS encoding tetratricopeptide repeat protein: MKLSIFITLVFLYFYSDNVLTSMPDCKIQVQEKNIVLLCHDKKIVYKDLVINEMSVSTDFIKGKNNEFSLLYELNASTTKIKEKYNFIYSDHGIFLIYKEVLKFGKDGIMSNRIYFDAFDMRDRNYESLESLGDQLEETFAHNNAAVSYFDLKNKKFATRIFKASNEDIFINYPEPAQRNIIITDVEAANNLAFSLEQKGAYSDAKLLLNNIISQYPERVVAYLNLADAEWSLDNKEEAKKNYNLYLSLMKKQNKNLSKIPKRVYDRIN; this comes from the coding sequence ATGAAATTGAGTATTTTTATAACCTTAGTATTCCTCTATTTCTACAGTGATAACGTACTAACATCCATGCCTGATTGTAAAATACAAGTACAGGAAAAGAATATCGTGTTGCTTTGTCATGACAAAAAAATAGTCTATAAAGATTTAGTTATCAATGAAATGTCGGTTTCAACAGATTTTATAAAAGGTAAAAACAATGAGTTTTCTTTGCTTTATGAATTAAATGCTTCTACAACTAAGATTAAAGAGAAATATAATTTTATCTATTCAGATCATGGAATTTTTTTAATTTATAAGGAAGTTTTAAAATTTGGAAAAGATGGTATCATGAGCAACAGAATATATTTTGATGCTTTTGATATGAGAGACAGGAATTATGAAAGCCTTGAATCACTTGGAGATCAATTAGAAGAGACATTTGCTCACAATAATGCTGCGGTTAGTTATTTTGACTTAAAAAACAAAAAATTTGCAACAAGAATTTTTAAAGCTTCTAATGAAGATATTTTTATTAACTATCCTGAACCTGCTCAACGTAATATAATTATAACTGATGTAGAAGCAGCAAATAATTTAGCATTTTCTTTAGAACAAAAAGGAGCATATAGTGACGCTAAACTCCTATTAAATAATATTATTTCTCAGTATCCTGAACGAGTTGTTGCATATTTAAATTTAGCAGATGCAGAGTGGTCGTTGGATAATAAAGAGGAAGCTAAGAAAAATTATAATCTTTATCTTTCTCTTATGAAAAAACAAAATAAGAATTTAAGTAAAATTCCTAAAAGGGTTTATGATAGAATTAATTAA
- a CDS encoding T9SS type A sorting domain-containing protein: MKKHLFPLFLLLLGINTHAQQDFFAITGKDTHRIDFSDFRAMDGINGTSGEAIFTADSSAKVFSQTGKGIVTEDRNSYGRSQAVTMAALAYDPSHNDLVYMPMFSSNVYVLNTRTKEITLVENYVAKISSCDINSHITRMTTGFDGNIYAINNSGTQLLQINKKGGQYAVNDLGIIKDDPSNGKHSFTAMETGFGGDMVADAENNFYIFAASGNVFKVSLKDLKAKYIGKIAGIPDHYSVNGSAVNATGNVVIGSAKGGSLYEVDLVTLQAKQLPGGENLPIYDLASPYFVNNRHASSGTFTDLDIYPTRVDEHFINIHVNNKKVKGNIKLSVFDMSGKNVMNETLSVKDGSLDQKAYFKNLINGAYIVSLTDESGKAVLNKKILVTK, translated from the coding sequence ATGAAAAAACATTTATTCCCTCTATTTTTGTTGTTATTAGGTATAAATACCCATGCACAACAGGATTTTTTTGCGATTACCGGAAAGGATACCCATCGTATCGATTTCAGTGATTTTCGGGCCATGGACGGCATAAACGGCACTTCCGGAGAGGCCATTTTCACAGCTGATTCTTCAGCAAAAGTATTTTCACAGACTGGAAAAGGAATTGTAACCGAAGACAGAAACTCTTACGGCCGCTCCCAGGCTGTAACAATGGCTGCTCTGGCATATGACCCTTCTCATAATGATCTGGTCTATATGCCTATGTTTTCCTCCAATGTTTATGTTTTAAATACCAGAACTAAAGAAATTACCCTGGTAGAGAACTATGTGGCTAAGATTTCTTCCTGTGATATTAATTCCCATATCACCAGAATGACAACCGGGTTTGACGGCAATATCTATGCAATCAATAATTCCGGGACACAGCTTTTACAGATCAATAAAAAGGGAGGTCAATATGCCGTGAATGATCTGGGAATCATAAAGGATGATCCTTCAAACGGAAAGCATTCATTTACTGCGATGGAAACTGGTTTTGGAGGAGATATGGTGGCAGATGCAGAGAATAACTTCTATATATTTGCGGCTTCAGGGAATGTTTTTAAAGTGTCTTTAAAAGATTTAAAGGCAAAATATATAGGGAAAATTGCAGGAATTCCTGATCATTATTCGGTAAATGGTTCTGCAGTCAATGCTACAGGAAATGTGGTAATTGGAAGTGCAAAAGGAGGGTCTCTATATGAAGTGGACTTGGTGACATTACAGGCAAAGCAACTTCCCGGAGGTGAAAACTTGCCCATTTATGACCTTGCCAGCCCATATTTTGTGAATAACAGACATGCTTCTTCCGGAACATTTACTGATCTGGATATTTACCCTACCAGAGTGGATGAACATTTTATCAACATTCATGTCAATAATAAAAAGGTTAAGGGGAACATTAAACTGAGTGTTTTTGATATGTCAGGCAAAAATGTGATGAATGAGACTTTATCTGTAAAGGATGGTTCTCTGGATCAAAAAGCTTATTTTAAAAACCTGATAAATGGTGCGTATATCGTGAGTCTTACGGATGAATCAGGAAAAGCGGTGTTAAATAAGAAAATTCTGGTGACTAAGTAA
- a CDS encoding 4-alpha-glucanotransferase, translated as MKLYFNVGYITKAGESLQLVIGEEGTSDHVHAMFYADNGQWKCEVDYFSKSVSYKYRLVDEKGYVLREEFVLHHLNFPHNYKEFIIFDEWNNKNFPEHYLNNKILYNKLHGFVPEKITVLKKHTHLFRIEAPVYNPDWKIVLFGSTASLGSWNYNEIIHLSQTDFGVWEACVEIPENEFIQFKYCLYDTKENKVIDVETGENRFAVANPFADVLQIVSNHYFKFKAYQMYHDAGVAVPVFSLRSEDGFGVGEFADLKKLADWTKETNLGIIQILPINDTTANYSWTDSYPYAAVSVYALHPQYISLERLDFGLPKELVEGYLAEKEMLNSLDLIDYEKVIAGKWKYIKAVFNAEKENIYKDRSFKKFIKDNEYWLVPYAAFCVLRDKYKTPNFNEWKTHKKYIAGKISQFFTTKSKDYDTSMLHAWVQYQLHKQLKDAVDYTHSLGVSLKGDLPIGIYRYSVEAWTEPELFGMDFQAGAPPDQFTALGQNWEFPTYNWEAMKEDDYRWWKNRFRALEQYFDAMRIDHILGFFRIWRMPVSAVQGILGYFYPAVPIVLEEFKAWQIPFDYERYCKPFINNQILWDYFGENSGKVLEFINNNQDGTYSFKEEFDTQRKLVDFFKKNPHGPLEEQLISLCANVLFLTEERNGETVYHPRFNVYNTESYTYLSEPEKKGIYELYHDYFFRRQDHLWYEKAMEKLPVILNATKMLICGEDLGMVPACVPVVMDELAIIALKVQRMPAENIPFYNPKNAHYMNVVTASSHDSSTLRQWWKEDPALTQKYFNQQLVQYGRAPENLDPHLAEIIMKQHLYNDAMLAIFPIQEFLATDLDLSNKNIEDERINNPAVFPHYWRYRMHIKLEDLKQKEVFNVKIAYWIKDSGRM; from the coding sequence ATGAAGCTATACTTTAATGTAGGTTATATTACAAAAGCCGGAGAAAGTCTGCAACTTGTTATAGGTGAAGAAGGAACTTCCGATCATGTTCACGCTATGTTTTATGCAGATAACGGCCAATGGAAGTGTGAGGTAGATTATTTTTCTAAATCTGTTTCGTATAAATATCGACTTGTAGATGAAAAAGGTTATGTTTTAAGGGAGGAGTTTGTTCTGCATCATCTTAATTTTCCACACAATTATAAGGAGTTTATTATTTTCGATGAATGGAATAATAAAAACTTTCCGGAGCATTATTTAAACAATAAAATCCTTTATAATAAATTACATGGATTTGTTCCGGAGAAAATCACTGTCTTAAAAAAACATACTCATTTATTCAGAATTGAGGCTCCTGTTTATAATCCGGACTGGAAGATTGTACTGTTTGGAAGTACTGCATCATTAGGCAGCTGGAATTATAATGAAATCATTCATCTGAGCCAGACTGATTTCGGGGTTTGGGAAGCTTGTGTTGAAATTCCGGAAAATGAATTTATTCAATTCAAATATTGTCTTTACGATACGAAAGAGAACAAGGTGATTGATGTTGAAACCGGTGAAAACAGATTTGCGGTTGCCAATCCTTTTGCGGATGTATTGCAGATTGTTTCCAATCATTATTTTAAATTCAAGGCTTATCAGATGTATCATGATGCAGGGGTTGCTGTTCCTGTGTTTTCTTTAAGAAGTGAGGATGGATTTGGGGTAGGAGAGTTTGCCGATCTTAAAAAATTGGCAGACTGGACAAAGGAAACGAACCTTGGTATTATTCAGATTCTTCCGATCAATGATACTACTGCGAACTATTCCTGGACAGATTCATATCCGTATGCTGCCGTATCGGTGTATGCATTGCACCCCCAATATATTTCTTTAGAAAGACTGGACTTCGGTTTACCGAAAGAATTAGTTGAAGGATATCTTGCTGAAAAAGAGATGTTAAATTCGCTTGATCTGATTGATTACGAAAAAGTGATTGCAGGAAAATGGAAATACATAAAGGCTGTTTTTAATGCAGAAAAGGAAAATATCTACAAAGACCGCAGCTTCAAAAAATTCATCAAGGATAATGAATACTGGCTGGTTCCATACGCTGCATTTTGTGTGCTAAGGGACAAGTACAAAACCCCTAATTTTAATGAGTGGAAGACCCACAAAAAATATATTGCAGGAAAGATCTCACAGTTCTTTACCACAAAAAGTAAGGACTATGATACTTCAATGCTTCATGCTTGGGTACAATACCAGCTTCATAAGCAGTTAAAAGATGCTGTGGATTATACCCATAGTCTTGGTGTTTCTCTGAAAGGAGATTTGCCGATTGGTATTTACAGGTATTCCGTTGAAGCATGGACAGAGCCTGAGTTATTTGGCATGGACTTCCAGGCTGGAGCACCACCGGATCAGTTTACAGCGCTTGGACAAAACTGGGAATTTCCGACTTATAACTGGGAAGCTATGAAAGAGGATGATTATAGATGGTGGAAAAATCGTTTCAGGGCATTGGAGCAGTATTTTGATGCCATGAGAATTGATCATATTTTAGGTTTCTTTAGAATCTGGAGAATGCCGGTTTCTGCTGTACAGGGAATTCTGGGATATTTTTATCCTGCCGTTCCTATTGTGTTGGAGGAATTTAAAGCATGGCAGATTCCGTTTGATTATGAAAGATACTGCAAACCGTTTATCAATAACCAGATCCTGTGGGATTATTTTGGTGAAAACAGTGGAAAAGTGCTGGAGTTTATCAATAACAATCAGGATGGAACCTATTCATTTAAAGAAGAATTTGATACCCAGAGAAAATTGGTGGATTTTTTCAAAAAGAACCCTCACGGACCGCTTGAAGAACAGCTGATTTCACTTTGTGCCAATGTTCTTTTTTTAACAGAGGAAAGGAACGGGGAAACAGTGTATCATCCAAGATTCAATGTATATAACACAGAGTCCTATACTTACCTTTCAGAACCGGAGAAAAAAGGAATCTATGAGCTGTACCACGATTATTTCTTCAGAAGACAGGATCATTTATGGTACGAAAAAGCCATGGAAAAGCTTCCTGTGATTCTGAATGCTACCAAAATGCTGATTTGCGGGGAAGACCTGGGAATGGTTCCTGCATGTGTGCCGGTGGTAATGGATGAGCTGGCTATCATCGCTCTTAAAGTTCAGCGTATGCCGGCAGAAAATATTCCGTTCTATAATCCTAAGAATGCTCATTATATGAATGTGGTGACGGCTTCTTCCCATGACAGCTCAACATTGAGGCAGTGGTGGAAGGAAGATCCTGCACTGACACAAAAATATTTTAATCAACAGCTGGTTCAATATGGAAGGGCCCCGGAGAACCTGGACCCGCATCTTGCTGAGATTATCATGAAGCAGCATTTGTATAATGACGCGATGCTGGCCATTTTCCCGATTCAGGAGTTTTTGGCAACAGATCTTGACCTTTCCAATAAAAATATAGAGGATGAAAGGATCAATAATCCTGCAGTTTTCCCACATTATTGGCGGTACAGAATGCATATAAAACTTGAAGATCTGAAGCAAAAGGAGGTTTTTAATGTAAAAATAGCCTATTGGATAAAAGATAGCGGCAGGATGTAA